From the Pseudoalteromonas tunicata genome, one window contains:
- a CDS encoding methylenetetrahydrofolate reductase, whose product MALSLQEKIEDANQGVYLIGTTPPKIDTDKAQLEMIAQKLLSRLHEIEYDGVVIYDIQDESSRISAPRPFPFKQTVDPREYSQLLSNLSELDVITYKSVAQRGVAEFKTWLNETKKEFNLKNLVLVGSPSSEGDIKLSLPDAYQTLAQSEQDFFLGGVTIAERHASKRNEHSRLIEKTQQGCKFFISQAVYDAQATIDLITSYARTCRQEGIKPNRVILTFTPCGGEKTLQFMQWLGIAVPEATKWRILDADDSLNESIRICRENLNQILRSCAHLDVPLGLNIESLTNRKEEIDASINLYRLLKATMELNLAEKQIA is encoded by the coding sequence ATGGCTTTATCGTTACAAGAGAAAATTGAAGATGCAAATCAAGGTGTCTACCTGATTGGTACCACACCACCAAAAATTGATACTGATAAAGCCCAATTAGAAATGATCGCACAAAAATTACTCAGTCGTTTACATGAAATTGAATACGATGGTGTAGTAATTTATGACATTCAAGACGAAAGCAGCCGCATTAGTGCACCGCGCCCATTTCCATTTAAACAAACGGTCGATCCGCGTGAATACAGCCAGTTACTCAGTAATTTATCTGAACTTGATGTAATCACTTACAAGAGCGTGGCGCAACGTGGTGTAGCAGAATTCAAAACTTGGCTTAACGAAACCAAAAAAGAGTTCAATCTTAAAAATTTAGTATTAGTAGGGAGTCCATCGTCTGAAGGCGACATTAAACTGAGCTTACCCGATGCGTACCAAACTCTTGCCCAAAGTGAACAAGACTTCTTTTTAGGTGGGGTTACGATTGCAGAGCGACATGCGTCAAAGCGTAATGAGCACAGTCGCTTAATCGAAAAAACCCAGCAAGGTTGTAAGTTTTTTATCTCGCAAGCTGTGTACGATGCCCAGGCAACAATCGACTTAATAACCAGTTATGCTCGTACTTGTCGCCAAGAAGGCATTAAGCCCAATCGCGTGATCTTAACTTTCACCCCGTGTGGCGGCGAAAAAACCTTACAGTTTATGCAGTGGTTAGGAATTGCTGTACCAGAAGCAACAAAATGGCGCATTCTAGATGCTGATGATTCACTTAATGAATCAATTCGAATTTGTCGTGAAAACCTCAATCAGATTTTACGCAGCTGTGCTCATTTAGATGTGCCGCTGGGTTTAAATATTGAAAGCCTAACAAATCGTAAAGAAGAGATTGATGCATCGATTAATTTATACCGCTTATTAAAAGCGACTATGGAATTAAACCTTGCTGAAAAACAAATTGCTTAA